The Drosophila suzukii unplaced genomic scaffold, CBGP_Dsuzu_IsoJpt1.0 scf_5, whole genome shotgun sequence genome window below encodes:
- the LOC139354955 gene encoding uncharacterized protein, with product MPRSSSSHPNPTLGPVPLLLLFWKTLVLFCDFFFIYCAKTRMPATPSLTRYLLPPSQTRTHRLPPFRRAVATAGASSMPTGHSLLATSRQPPSSGADTCRMNCGRGRVDPGVEFCRCSGGLWVAGGSGHTHGPFSGDSASPVVTVVAGVGGPVLGVGGTHASCRLLVRGSRGFTFGAPSSHILGTSVVGPVAGPSGHVHVTVCCRHRIPSASNARVLWLTCAAGTSVRTTDGSSALAWWTSSSSGCGIGCAVDSSLGVCSSGRRGSAYRGVGGRAGLHGGRQM from the coding sequence atgccccgttcttcTTCCAGCCACCCCAATCCAACTCTGGGCCCCGTACCCCTTCTCTTGTTGTTTTGGAAAACCCTTGTGTTgttttgtgattttttttttatttattgtgcGAAAACCCGGATGCCCGCGACTCCGAGCCTCACCCGGTATCTCCTCCCGCCATCGCAGACCAGGACGCACCGCCTGCCGCCCTTCCGCCGTGCCGTCGCGACCGCGGGTGCTTCCTCAATGCCCACCGGCCACTCGCTCCTGGCGACCTCGCGCCAACCGCCTTCCTCCGGCGCCGATACCTGCCGCATGAACTGCGGCCGCGGGCGCGTTGATCCGGGCGTCGAATTTTGTCGTTGTAGTGGAGGCCTTTGGGTGGCCGGTGGCTCGGGCCACACCCATGGTCCTTTCTCCGGTGACTCCGCCTCCCCCGTCGTTACCGTCGTCGCCGGTGTTGGCGGGCCCGTGCTTGGTGTCGGCGGGACCCATGCATCCTGTCGGCTCCTCGTCCGGGGGTCTCGAGGGTTCACCTTCGGTGCCCCCTCCTCCCATATCCTGGGCACCTCCGTCGTCGGTCCTGTCGCGGGCCCCTCGGGCCACGTCCACGTCACCGTCTGCTGCCGCCACCGCATACCCTCGGCCTCGAACGCCCGtgtgctgtggctcacgtgcGCGGCCGGCACCTCCGTCCGCACCACCGACGGCTCGTCCGCCCTTGCCTGGTGgacgtcctcctcctccggtTGCGGCATCGGCTGCGCGGTCGACTCCTCGCTCGGCGTCTGCTCCTCAGGTCGTCGTGGCTCCGCGTATCGCGGCGTGGGTGGCCGGGCCGGCCTCCACGgcgggcgccagatgtaa